The stretch of DNA AGTACCAAGGTATCCTCCAAGCAGCCAAGCTCATCCAGCAGGAAGAGGGTCTGCAAGGATTCTGGAAGGGACATATCCCAGCCCAGCTCCTATCAGTGTCTTATGGGGCAGTGCAAGTGAGTATTGGGAATGAAGCTTTATGAAGTCTGCATGTTGTGGCAGTACAATTCAGCTTAAGCATTATTCCTTCCTTCTTTGCAGTTTTTGAGCTTTGAACTGCTAACAGAATTCTTCCACAACTCCACTTCGCTGGATCCCCGTGGTCCTATAGTACACTTCTTGTGTGGGGGACTTTCTGCCTGCTTTGCAACACTTACTGTGCAGCCCCTGGATACACTGAGGACACGCTTTGCTGCTCAGGGAGAGCCCAAGGTTTGAGGCAACCTGGAATCTATGACTATCCATGAAATAAAACCTAAATGAAGCAGAATATTGATCTGTCAGTGTCAACACAACAGGTTTACTACATATCATCAGGCAATGGAAGGTAGCCAATCACATTTGGTAGTGCCTTAATTTACAGATCATAGATAAAATGTTCAAAATCTTCAAAAATGTGACAATCTTCACTGAATCTACAACTTATAAAAatcaattcatttttaaatatatatcatgtttCCCTCATTTTATCCTTTGTGCCACTACTGGCATTGTTAAGAAtggattctctttttttttttgttttgttacaagGGGAGGAAGTACAGGATAGGTATTATAATTATCATCAAACCCATGTCTGCATAGGAATAACGAACTTTGTTTCCAGGTATACAGGCACCTACGTGAAGCAATCCTTAACATGTACAAGGCAGAGGGACCTATGACGTTCTACCGTGGTTTGTGCCCCACCTTGATGGCAGTTTTTCCATATGCTGGCCTTCAGTTCTCCTTCTACAACCTGTTGAAGAGGGCATGGAATTTTGTTCTGCCACAAAACCAGACAAAGAGTGGTGGAATGGGTGAGGAtgaatagattattattattattgcccaCCTTGAAGACTGCCATGAGTATTAACAGAAAAGCCGTGACTGGATTGGGAAGAAAtgtggtcctggcactttaagacatGAATCCAGCCTGCGGCCACAAATTACAGCACTGGTCCTGCCGCGTGAGTGACAGCAAAGTCAAGTAACCCTCGCGATCTGGCTCCAGCCTATAGGCTGTTTACCAGATTTCCAGGCCAGTGTATTAAACTAATGTTTTGAAAGATGAAACCAAAGTAAAAGTTGAGCTTTCAGGAAAATGTGCATGTAGTCTTTACTGGTTACTACCAGCGTTCCACACTGCAGTAGTATACTTTTTTAGCGTAAAATTTTCCTTTTCCTCTAGATAACTTTAGGAATCTGCTGTGCGGCAGTGGAGCAGGTGTGATAAGTAAAACTGCCACTTATCCCCTTGATCTCTTCAAAAAGAGGCTCCAGATTGGTGGATTTGAGAAGGCAAGAAAGTCTTTTGGTGAGGTAAGCAGGAGAAATGTTTCTGAAAGACTCAGGGCTCGTATAATGCAGGGCTACCCAAAATGCATTCATTTGTTAAACattaatagggctgcaacaagtaattgataaaatcgataatacatcatgaaaatcgttgccaacaaatttcattatcgattagttgaatcgattttatcgattatcagatgagaggtttttttttttttagagcaaatgctctgaaaaatacccctcgttttataatctggttcattcaatgtcacttacagcagttactacttcccggtccctccctgcagtcacactgatgattggccccgcccctttccttctccctgtccctccttgcagtaaatcggcagtgactgcagagagggactgtaagtagtaactgctgctgtgagtcagaaacggattataaaacgaggggtatttttcatagcatttgctcttaaaaaactctcattttataatcgctaaaaattgattcaactaatcgataatgaaatttgttggcaacgatATTCATTAtagattttatcgattagttgttgcagccctaatatctATATCACAGTCATGTGGAAAGTAAAGTACACCCTCATtgatttctatggttttacatatcaggacgtTATAACAATCCTCTGTTCTTTAGCATgtctaaaaaataggtaaatacaaccatacatgacatattacaccttgTCATGATttatgcaacaaaaataaagccaaaaattgAGAATCCATGTTTGGAAAAAcaaagtacacccttactgcttccatataaattaggtactgctgctaatcaaatgcccttgattaattgatcatcagcaagtatGACCACCTATAAAAGCGTAATGTTTAGCAGTTTTCTGGTCTGGAGCTTACAGGTATGTGTTGACACAAAGTATTCAAAAGTTCAaaaccgtgtgtgtgtgtatgtgtgtgtgtgtgtatatatatatatatatatatataatatatgcacaGTACTTACCGTATCCTCCACTCCCCTCCTGTATGTTCATTGTGGCCTGTAGCTACCTCACTGAGCAGTCGGGTCCCATGACGTGGGTCAATCCATCCTCCTCTGACACTGCACACTGAGGAGGGATGTAATTTTGCTGCTCGTTGCGGGACCCGATTGGATCTTTACTTGGAGAGGTGAGCGGTATGGACCTGTAAGAACACTGCAGCCTTCCCTCCAGCAATAGCTCTGTGTGCTCTGCCGTTAGGTTGGCCTAGCTTATATCGTTTACTAATCATGTAGTATTCTCTAATTTGACTCACACAGGTAAGAACATACCGTGGTCTTGTGGACTGTGCATGTCAAGTGAGGAAGGAGGAGGGATACAAAGGCTTTTTTAAAGGACTTTCTCCAAGCTTGCTTAAGGCTGCAGTTTCTACTGGACTAACTTTTTTCTGTTACGAGATGTTTTGTAGTCTACTGTtaaacatgaagaaaaaaagaaaaactgaagGAAATGCAAAAGATTCAGCTTCTCCCTCCAAGATCCATCAGAAATGAGACCACAATCAAATGAGGCAAACTATTTGCTGTTCCTGTTGTGTTTTCTCACTCTACTTTTGGTCTATCTGTCTTATCTGTTTTTATTCTATTTGCCCACTAAAGGAGTGGCAATAGAATTAAAATATCTTGTTACGCACAAGATTTGATGCACATttgtttgttaatgttttatatgtaatgtatttatatatgagtATAAATTCACTTTGTAATATTTTAGGTTAACCCACCATGATTACTGAGCTCAATGCCAAGGGTGTAATTATTGTGGTATTTCTTGGACCTTTCTGTTACACATTGTAGCCTATTGTGACAGCAGAATACATTGGTAGGGTAGTGGAACAGACCAGTAATGTCCAGACACTTAATCAGTAACCGTGTAATGTAGAAACTGCTACAAAGGTCCCTTCACAATAGATAGTGACATTGATGAGTTAAAAGTGCAACTCTTGCAAAATCACCTGCACACTCCAGCTGTAGTAAATAAACTTAATTTATCGGAGGAAAGCTATCACTGGCAAAATGGGGCAAAACTATTGATTTAATTTCCTGCCCTGAACTTCCATTGTTAGCCCCATAAAGGCTGTCTAAGCCAATCAACAGCACTTAGCAAATTAACAAAAGGTATTAAATCTCTTTACTGGGAGGAAATCCTCAAATCCTGAGCAGAGGAAAAATGAGCTGCCCCGTGCCATATACAAAACGTGGGTTTCTAATATTGTATCTGTAAACATTACTATAGaagtatatttaatgtattgaatTGTACAATATGATGAAAATGATGGATTTGCTTGATGTCCCCTTCATGGCTTTTAGCATAActtaattcatttaataaaattaactatAGCTTGTGGTATTTGTTTGACAGCTGGGGTAattctgtttaaatatttttttgttttgtttttaaagttatGGCTTGTGGCAAAATATGGCatacatacagggccggcccaaggcaaaatgccacctggggcgaattttaaaatgccaccccccccattatctgaACTCCCCCCCCCTCTTGTACTTACCTTCCGGCAGTCCtacggcgagtctccctgttcgttctcggtgccggcttgtaatgctgagcgccggaaatcttccggcactcagcattacaagccggcaccgaacagggagactcgccgcagaggagagagagaggggcgccgagcagtactgacagcttggtaagcgaaaaccactcggcgcccctttctctctctttctatgatcactttcttcgcttaaacggtgttgctgtaatgcctcgatgtcaaggcattcagcaacaccgagactgccatcatgggccatgtctggcccctccccgtgggcgtcaacatccgccatacattgtatggcggcggacgcccgttttaaaaggaggcgatcaacgatcacctatTAAatttcaatggtgttgctgaaatgccttgatcaCGAGGCATTAAGCAACACCGAACACTGCGAGATGGCAGCGCGtcctgtacaaaaaaaaaaaatctgaaaaagctttaaaaaacatttaagaattattatgcatcaaaaaatatataatatatgatttaccttatcaacagaagaaaaacgggACAAATCGGGGCAcggtggcatatcgggggtataaggcatatctgggggtactGTGGCATATCGAGGGTAAAAGGTAAatcagtgacatatcagggggtataaggcatatcaggggggcaccgtggcatataggggtataaggcatttcaggggacAAAATGGCATAtagaaggtataaggcatttctggggcagagtggcaagctgggggtgagatgtgcttaagtggggggcaggttggcaaataaaagaaaatataaacaagaggcatttttctcaatcatagcttacatgaattgatatttactagtaaaacttattttggtattttggtaaaactttgtgttcttgtacctttaaaatatagctttaattattatgtcagtaataTAAGAAGGCGAATAGAGAAATTCCattgtgcatggaaagggttaaaataccagcatttgacaTACcttgaggtttctagttacttattgcccaattactatttagcagttttttttcattagcttttttggatgtgtaaaatatttttcgggtaagagagagaaaatgtgttttattttcaattttacatcatattttagtattttttttgtatgaaattagataatatgattaaaaaaatcatggttTGGAGTTGGTACCTCCCAGGCAATTTATGTATTGCACTGCAGAGATATTGTCTAGTTTGAGAGGGACGCACAAGTCCTGTCTTCCAGAAAGCTTTTGACCACGAGAAAGTCGGCTAAACGTTCTAAACAGTTGATATGCAACTGAAGTTCAGACAGGGACCATTTTCCCTCCTCGTGGAGATGAAGCCGCAGCGAGCTTCCCAGCCCAGTCGACTATTCAGTTCCGGAAAGGAACTGAAAATTGCTTTCCCATTCCATTTGGGGATGTGATGAAGCCACCAGAGAAGTCCTTCTCGAGTCTCTGCATTCAACGTATTGCTCTCAATTCCAACATAATTATGTGCAAGGTTCTTTCTTGAGCAGACCAAATACCTCTTATTGTCCCCTGTGCTGAGAAAGCCCTGAATGGAAGCAACTGTGATCAGAGCTACCTCGAACAGCAACTCTAAGAGAGGACGGGCAAGGGGAATTATCAAGCCCAGAATAGGGTGGAACTCTTCTCTGACCCCTTTGGGTAAGAAAACCTTTGACTCCCTGAGGCCATGCTGCCTCAGTCGATCTCCTAGAAATAACTGGAGCCATCTGCATGATAGGGGGAATCATCGTAGCCTAATGTTAATGCTATCACCTTCCCTATAGTCTTCACTAATTCTCGCAGAGACCAACAGTGTCAAGAGAGGACTGAGGCTAAATAGGCCAGAATTTTTCCCCCATTTGTGTTAGGGAACTTCTTGGTGTCTAGGATAAACACCCAAAATATCATGTTCTCGGTGGGATCCAGGTCTTGTTGAACAATAACATCTACCTCTGGGTTTAACAGTAAGATATCATCCAAATAGTAAAGATATATGAACCCTTTTTTCTGACATGAACTATAATAGCCTTCGTTATCCTGGAAAAGGTGTAAGGTGTGTTGGATAGGCCAAACACCATCACTGTCCAGTGATAAATCTGTTCTGTCCAGCAGAACCTGAGAAATCGTCTGTGTTTTTTAGGGATGGGAACTGAATGGAAGGCATCTTTGAGGTCTAATttgatctcccttgaacccggcttaaaatcactcaagggagccggaggtctgttaaagacctccgataccgctcccttgtgatccgcgcagCAACAGCtactgtgcgccggggtttgttgtcagatcccggcgcacaacactgaagccgtgcccaccgctgtccgtgccctctgacccggaagaagacagaagaactgaagaagaggagcgaagagaaggaagaggagctgtaaggagaaaagaggaaaggtaggaaaacattcagtgagagtggattggtatatatgtgtgtggattggtatatatgtgtggattggtatatatgtgtggattggtatatatgtgtggattagtatatatgtgtggattagtatatatgtgtggattggtatatatgtgtgaattggtatatatgtgtggattagtatatatgtgtggattagtatatatgtgtggattagtatatatgtgtggattggtgtatatgtgtggattagtatatatgtgtggattggtatatatgtgtggattggtatatgtgtggattggtatatgtgtggaaatggtatatgtgtggattggtatatatgtgtggattggtatatatgtgtgaattggtatatgtgtggattggtatgtgtgtggattggtaagtgtggattagtatatatatgtgtggattggtatatatatgtgtggattagtatatatatgtgtggattggtatatatgtgtggattggtatatatgtgtggattggtatatatgtgtggattggtgtatatgtgtggattggtgtatgcgtgtggattggtgtatacgtttggattggtaagtgtgtgagagtgatgggtgttatgctgtaccatttccaatgtctttttcatgctctaaaagtacatcataactcccatcactctatactgttccacacagtggcagagctgggaggcagaggccttgcgcccccaccgcaggactcctgaaaggtaagtgaacttcaaagagggaaagggtagatagttaggagggggtagatagggagaagggagtgagacaggggaaagggggtagatagggagtgagaaggggtagatagggcagaagggagtgagaaggggtagatagggcaatcatactcctatcatgccaagtctgcgagtacatcctggaatctgggtatgcctgggcatgataggaatgtgattgcagttaattatatatatatatattgttatt from Spea bombifrons isolate aSpeBom1 chromosome 13, aSpeBom1.2.pri, whole genome shotgun sequence encodes:
- the SLC25A19 gene encoding mitochondrial thiamine pyrophosphate carrier, giving the protein MVGYDPNSKGQLLSPSEVATAGSLSGLVTRAMISPLDVLKIRFQLQIEDISARSAQGKYQGILQAAKLIQQEEGLQGFWKGHIPAQLLSVSYGAVQFLSFELLTEFFHNSTSLDPRGPIVHFLCGGLSACFATLTVQPLDTLRTRFAAQGEPKVYRHLREAILNMYKAEGPMTFYRGLCPTLMAVFPYAGLQFSFYNLLKRAWNFVLPQNQTKSGGMDNFRNLLCGSGAGVISKTATYPLDLFKKRLQIGGFEKARKSFGEVRTYRGLVDCACQVRKEEGYKGFFKGLSPSLLKAAVSTGLTFFCYEMFCSLLLNMKKKRKTEGNAKDSASPSKIHQK